One stretch of Streptomyces agglomeratus DNA includes these proteins:
- a CDS encoding PQQ-binding-like beta-propeller repeat protein has protein sequence MEALRQDDPRRIGPYAPLLRLRETASAVQYLAHGPDGATAVVAVARPELAGLPAFRRRFQAEAQTAERLAGGWVQPPLGSRTDAPGGPDAPDGPGQHPDGSDGPALWTATAYVPALTLAEAVALAGPLPERTVRVLGAALAETLSRVHATGAVLHGLAADTVLLASDGPRLAAFGALGAAAAAEAGPGGQLSVRLGYLTPEQLAGREPGPASDIFVLGLLLAYAATGAIPWAAGPQDAAADRIAHAEPELAAVPEELRALIARCLAKSPADRPASGALAADLALEGAAAVARPGWLPHPVTTALATQASQASWARPGPLTTPPGPPPAGATVGGAAVLEPVGRPAVAPAGAVRGGAPESAVRRSGEVLATGRDAGADVSGGLTRRLVPRRGADAPAEELGRVPRPGADGSTEDLSGATRRLVTRREAGLPVEGPSPGDTAGQAPGAGGAAALVPAPSPSSSHPAAALTLPPATVGAYAPAPTRLTPPTPHTPSAPTRPTAPAGAVLGGRLGGLSRRGLFAGLAAGAAGLVVGGAGALALSGGEDDAPPPPTADPKPAARRTALPGVAPDPLWHYQHPVALPAGGPPARLWGDRLLLIPGEETTTALDLRTGRPVWEQKAAGTKYGPEAADDTHCFVVTSADFVWLSAKDGRAVHRVPHAALLTKGRKDTRATLGGRVAAEGPVVWFSGRVETLGKGGKGGKKDRVTRTRTYLLAYDMAARKELWRTEMPNGRPGPVPRYEAVGTRPDSLLVRQDTGSLTADQRKNAKGRSAFVLVDRRTGKTLWRKFLPGVRLDAGATDDPSGRLYAAVGGELQAYDTRGGKKLWKLRNASGPADDAPFGFGRGVVAGKTLYVPSGSNKVYAVDTASGAQQWKRATEYPGRATPRVALSGSGRTVLALNDTQATAIGARDGRRLWKFQDSGVTAPGAEDAWASYRAQTSGNRAVLWRGRNFYALPLD, from the coding sequence CCGTACGGACGCACCCGGCGGCCCGGACGCCCCTGACGGCCCCGGCCAACACCCGGACGGCTCCGACGGCCCGGCTCTCTGGACGGCGACCGCCTACGTTCCGGCGCTGACCCTCGCCGAGGCGGTCGCGCTGGCCGGGCCGCTGCCGGAGCGGACGGTACGCGTCCTGGGCGCCGCGCTCGCCGAGACGCTGTCCCGGGTGCACGCCACCGGCGCCGTACTCCACGGCCTCGCCGCCGACACCGTGCTGCTGGCCTCCGACGGGCCGCGCCTGGCGGCGTTCGGCGCGCTGGGTGCGGCGGCGGCCGCCGAGGCGGGCCCCGGCGGGCAGCTGTCCGTACGCCTGGGCTACCTGACCCCGGAGCAGCTGGCGGGCCGGGAGCCGGGCCCCGCGTCCGACATCTTCGTCCTCGGACTGCTCCTGGCGTACGCCGCCACCGGGGCGATCCCGTGGGCGGCGGGCCCGCAGGACGCCGCCGCCGACCGCATCGCGCACGCCGAGCCCGAACTCGCCGCCGTACCGGAGGAGTTGCGTGCGCTGATCGCCAGGTGCCTCGCCAAGTCCCCGGCGGACCGGCCGGCTTCGGGTGCCCTGGCGGCGGACCTCGCGCTGGAGGGCGCTGCGGCCGTGGCGCGGCCCGGCTGGCTCCCGCACCCGGTCACCACCGCCCTCGCCACCCAGGCGTCCCAGGCGTCGTGGGCCCGCCCCGGACCCCTGACCACGCCCCCGGGACCGCCGCCGGCCGGCGCCACCGTGGGCGGCGCCGCGGTCCTCGAACCGGTGGGGCGGCCGGCGGTCGCGCCGGCCGGCGCCGTGCGGGGCGGGGCGCCGGAGTCGGCGGTGCGGCGGAGCGGCGAGGTCCTCGCGACCGGCCGCGACGCGGGGGCGGATGTCTCCGGTGGGCTGACGCGGCGTCTCGTGCCCCGGCGCGGGGCGGACGCGCCCGCGGAGGAACTCGGCCGCGTGCCCCGGCCCGGCGCGGACGGATCCACCGAGGACCTCAGCGGCGCGACCCGGCGTCTCGTGACACGACGCGAGGCCGGACTCCCCGTGGAAGGGCCGTCACCCGGGGACACCGCCGGGCAGGCGCCGGGCGCAGGCGGCGCGGCGGCGCTCGTCCCCGCGCCGTCACCTTCCTCGTCGCACCCCGCCGCCGCGCTCACGCTGCCGCCGGCCACCGTGGGCGCGTACGCCCCCGCCCCCACGCGGCTCACTCCTCCCACCCCCCACACCCCTTCCGCTCCCACGCGCCCCACCGCTCCCGCCGGAGCGGTGCTGGGCGGCCGGCTGGGCGGGCTCAGCAGGCGTGGCCTGTTCGCCGGGCTCGCGGCGGGGGCCGCGGGACTGGTCGTGGGCGGGGCCGGAGCGCTGGCCCTCTCCGGTGGCGAGGACGACGCCCCGCCGCCCCCGACGGCCGACCCCAAGCCCGCCGCCCGCCGCACGGCGCTGCCGGGCGTCGCCCCCGACCCGCTCTGGCACTACCAGCACCCCGTCGCGCTCCCCGCCGGCGGCCCGCCCGCCCGCCTGTGGGGCGACCGGCTGCTGCTGATCCCGGGCGAAGAGACGACCACCGCGCTGGATCTGCGTACCGGCCGACCGGTCTGGGAACAGAAGGCCGCCGGCACGAAGTACGGCCCCGAGGCCGCCGACGACACCCACTGCTTCGTCGTCACGTCAGCCGACTTCGTCTGGCTGTCCGCGAAGGACGGGCGGGCCGTGCACCGCGTGCCGCACGCCGCCCTCCTGACGAAGGGCCGGAAGGACACCAGAGCCACCCTGGGCGGGCGCGTGGCGGCGGAGGGCCCGGTCGTCTGGTTCTCCGGGCGGGTCGAGACCCTCGGCAAGGGCGGAAAGGGCGGGAAGAAGGACAGGGTGACGCGTACGCGGACCTACCTCCTCGCGTACGACATGGCCGCACGCAAGGAGCTGTGGCGCACGGAGATGCCGAACGGGCGGCCCGGCCCGGTGCCCCGCTACGAGGCGGTCGGCACCCGCCCGGACAGCCTGCTGGTCCGCCAGGACACCGGCTCCCTCACCGCGGACCAGCGGAAGAACGCGAAGGGCAGGTCGGCGTTCGTCCTCGTCGACCGCAGGACCGGCAAGACGCTGTGGCGCAAGTTCCTGCCCGGCGTACGCCTCGACGCGGGCGCCACCGACGACCCGTCCGGCCGGCTCTACGCGGCGGTGGGGGGAGAGCTTCAGGCGTACGACACCCGTGGCGGCAAGAAGCTCTGGAAGCTCAGGAACGCCTCCGGCCCCGCGGACGACGCGCCGTTCGGCTTCGGCCGCGGCGTCGTGGCGGGCAAGACGCTGTACGTCCCGAGCGGTTCGAACAAGGTGTACGCCGTCGACACGGCATCCGGCGCCCAGCAGTGGAAGCGCGCCACCGAGTACCCCGGCCGGGCCACTCCCCGCGTCGCCCTCAGCGGCAGCGGCCGCACCGTGCTGGCGCTCAACGACACGCAGGCCACCGCGATCGGCGCGCGCGACGGCCGGCGGCTGTGGAAGTTCCAGGACTCCGGCGTGACGGCGCCGGGCGCGGAGGACGCCTGGGCGTCGTACCGAGCGCAGACCTCCGGCAACCGGGCCGTGCTGTGGCGCGGTCGCAACTTCTACGCACTGCCCCTCGACTGA
- a CDS encoding C40 family peptidase has protein sequence MSGRLSQSVCTVALAAATVLTALPVPATAAVPGAPVPRPPSPPSPAPAPPALSGRATTVPQLLTELQKLYQRAEEASETYKATEETVKEQLTEVRKVTSGLSRARVVLAESRGAAGRLAREQYQGTTGLSPYLRLLLARNPQHALTHGHVLQRAAEDRAAAIARLESRERRADELATRERAALDKRQTLARKQREQRDEVRARLGEVEELLATLTEEQLEEVARLEERRTGAAQRDLLASGALGSPGSAAARAPSRLGGRALEYAVRQIGKPYVWGAEGPGSFDCSGLTSQAWAHAGREIPRTSQEQWRRLPKVALPDLRPGDLVVYFPEATHVAIYLGDGLVVQAPRPGARVKVSPIAANPVLGAVRPDPRLKPLSSYTPPKLPRGASAGSDAGYASQAAPVAG, from the coding sequence GTGTCGGGCAGACTCTCCCAGTCCGTCTGTACGGTGGCGCTGGCCGCCGCCACAGTGCTCACGGCACTGCCGGTACCGGCCACCGCCGCCGTACCGGGCGCCCCGGTCCCCCGGCCTCCCTCCCCACCGTCGCCCGCGCCCGCGCCCCCCGCGCTGTCCGGGCGGGCGACGACCGTTCCCCAGTTGCTGACGGAGCTCCAGAAGCTGTACCAGCGGGCCGAGGAGGCCAGTGAGACGTACAAGGCGACGGAGGAGACCGTCAAGGAGCAGCTCACCGAGGTCAGGAAGGTCACCTCGGGCCTCTCCAGGGCGCGGGTCGTGCTCGCCGAGAGCCGGGGCGCGGCGGGCCGCCTCGCCCGCGAGCAGTACCAGGGAACGACCGGCCTCTCCCCGTACCTGCGGCTGCTGCTGGCCAGAAACCCGCAGCACGCGCTGACGCACGGCCACGTACTCCAGCGGGCGGCCGAGGACCGGGCGGCGGCCATCGCGCGGCTGGAGAGCCGTGAGCGGCGGGCGGACGAACTGGCGACCAGGGAGCGCGCGGCGCTCGACAAGCGGCAGACGCTCGCCAGGAAGCAGCGGGAACAGCGCGACGAGGTACGGGCTCGGCTGGGCGAGGTCGAGGAGCTGCTGGCCACGCTGACGGAGGAACAGCTCGAAGAGGTGGCGCGGCTGGAGGAGCGCAGAACCGGCGCCGCCCAGCGCGACCTGCTCGCCTCGGGCGCGCTCGGCAGCCCCGGCTCGGCCGCCGCGCGGGCGCCGTCGCGGCTGGGCGGGCGGGCGCTGGAGTACGCCGTACGGCAGATCGGGAAGCCGTACGTGTGGGGGGCGGAGGGGCCGGGCTCCTTCGACTGCTCGGGTCTCACGTCGCAGGCGTGGGCGCACGCGGGCCGGGAGATTCCGCGCACGAGCCAGGAGCAGTGGCGGCGGCTGCCGAAGGTGGCGTTGCCGGACCTGCGCCCCGGTGACCTGGTGGTCTACTTCCCCGAGGCCACCCACGTGGCGATCTACCTGGGCGACGGCCTGGTCGTACAGGCGCCGCGCCCCGGCGCCCGCGTGAAGGTCTCACCCATCGCGGCCAACCCCGTGCTGGGCGCCGTCCGCCCGGACCCGAGGCTCAAGCCCCTGTCGTCCTACACCCCGCCGAAGCTTCCGCGCGGTGCCTCGGCGGGCTCGGACGCGGGTTACGCGTCGCAGGCGGCCCCGGTTGCCGGATGA
- a CDS encoding histone deacetylase: MVSTRVIDTARRDGAEPRHVWYTSYGSNTHLDRLTFYLAGGRPPGASRTYPGCRDRRPPAASVPVRLDGALYFATRSPVWAGGRAFYDPEAGGRVLARAHLVTVEQFSDIAAQEMYREPGVDLDLSGVLSSGRAVLGAGRYETLICPGTVDGVPALTFTAPWGVNDVPWVKPSAAYVRYLATGLLGAGGFDGATIASYVANCPGAAGHWTAREVEHLIGRGRPGP, encoded by the coding sequence GTGGTCAGCACCCGCGTCATCGACACGGCGCGCCGCGACGGCGCCGAGCCGCGTCACGTCTGGTACACGTCCTACGGCTCCAACACCCACCTGGACCGTCTGACGTTCTACCTCGCCGGCGGACGCCCACCTGGAGCCTCCCGGACGTACCCGGGCTGCCGGGACCGGCGCCCTCCGGCGGCATCCGTCCCGGTGCGGCTGGACGGCGCCCTCTACTTCGCCACGCGGTCTCCGGTGTGGGCCGGCGGGCGGGCGTTTTACGACCCCGAGGCCGGCGGGCGGGTTCTCGCGCGGGCCCACCTGGTCACCGTGGAGCAGTTCTCGGACATCGCGGCCCAGGAGATGTACCGGGAACCGGGCGTGGACCTCGACCTGAGCGGCGTTCTCAGCAGCGGCAGGGCCGTGCTCGGAGCCGGGCGCTACGAAACGCTCATCTGCCCCGGCACGGTGGACGGCGTACCCGCCCTCACTTTCACGGCCCCCTGGGGCGTCAACGACGTCCCGTGGGTCAAGCCCTCCGCCGCCTACGTCCGTTACCTGGCCACGGGGCTGCTCGGCGCGGGCGGGTTCGACGGAGCGACGATCGCGAGCTACGTGGCGAACTGCCCAGGTGCGGCCGGTCACTGGACCGCGAGAGAGGTCGAGCACCTCATCGGGCGGGGACGACCGGGCCCGTGA
- a CDS encoding styrene monooxygenase/indole monooxygenase family protein — protein MRKILIVGAGQSGLQLALGLQTRGYEVTLMSNRTADEIRSGRVMSTQCMFHTALQHERDLQINFWESQAPKIEGLGVSVAAPDSSRAVDWVGKLDGYAQSVDQRVKMAGWMETFAQRGGQLVIHGAAVSDLDYFSRTYDLVMVSAGKGELVSMFGRDASRSPYDAPQRALAVAYVHGLGPRPEHPDFEAVRCNLVPGVGELFVMPTLTTSGRADILFWEGVPGGPVDAFKGVKDPAEHLSLTLELMEKFLPWEYARATKVELTDANATLAGRYAPTVRNPIGRLPSGGLVLGVADVVVANDPITGQGSNSASKCAASYLSSITSHGDQPFDEAWMRSTFDRYWDTAQHVTKWTNAMLGVPPEHVLNLIGAAGGLQPVADRFANGFNDPADFENFFYDPEKTNAYLASVAGA, from the coding sequence ATGCGGAAGATACTCATAGTCGGAGCCGGTCAGTCCGGTCTCCAGCTCGCCCTCGGACTCCAGACCCGTGGGTACGAGGTCACCCTGATGTCGAACCGCACGGCGGACGAGATCCGGTCGGGCCGGGTCATGTCGACGCAGTGCATGTTCCACACCGCCCTCCAGCACGAGCGCGACCTCCAGATCAACTTCTGGGAGTCGCAGGCCCCGAAGATCGAGGGCCTGGGCGTCTCCGTCGCAGCCCCGGACTCGTCCCGCGCCGTCGACTGGGTCGGCAAGCTCGACGGCTACGCCCAGTCCGTCGACCAGCGCGTGAAGATGGCCGGCTGGATGGAGACGTTCGCGCAGCGCGGCGGCCAGCTCGTCATCCACGGCGCGGCCGTCTCCGACCTCGACTACTTCTCCCGTACGTACGACCTGGTCATGGTGTCGGCCGGCAAGGGCGAGCTGGTCTCGATGTTCGGGCGCGACGCGTCCCGTTCGCCGTACGACGCCCCGCAGCGCGCTCTCGCCGTGGCGTACGTCCACGGGCTCGGCCCGCGCCCCGAGCACCCCGACTTCGAGGCGGTCCGCTGCAACCTGGTGCCCGGCGTCGGCGAACTCTTCGTCATGCCGACCCTCACCACCTCCGGCCGCGCGGACATCCTCTTCTGGGAGGGCGTCCCGGGCGGCCCGGTGGACGCGTTCAAGGGCGTCAAGGACCCGGCGGAGCACCTGTCGCTCACGCTGGAACTGATGGAGAAGTTCCTGCCCTGGGAGTACGCGCGCGCGACGAAGGTCGAACTGACCGACGCCAACGCGACCCTGGCGGGCCGGTACGCCCCGACGGTGCGCAACCCCATCGGCCGGCTGCCGTCCGGCGGCCTCGTCCTGGGCGTCGCCGACGTGGTCGTAGCGAACGACCCCATCACCGGGCAGGGCTCCAACTCGGCGTCGAAGTGTGCCGCGTCGTACCTCTCGTCGATCACGTCGCACGGTGACCAGCCGTTCGACGAGGCGTGGATGCGGTCGACGTTCGACCGGTACTGGGACACCGCGCAGCACGTCACCAAGTGGACCAACGCCATGCTGGGCGTCCCGCCGGAGCACGTCCTGAACCTGATCGGCGCGGCGGGCGGCCTCCAGCCGGTCGCCGACCGCTTCGCGAACGGGTTCAACGACCCGGCGGACTTCGAGAACTTCTTCTACGACCCGGAGAAGACGAACGCCTACCTGGCCTCGGTCGCCGGCGCCTGA
- a CDS encoding ATP/GTP-binding protein, whose amino-acid sequence MDSVVSETETFPARTGHTSAIPSQPGAPLPEQHGLPALPPQADEGARDWQTDRTRAPIATKIVVAGGFGVGKTTFVGSVSEITPLQTEAVMTTASEETDDLSATPDKTTTTVAMDFGRVTLDDDLVLYVFGTPGQQRFWFMWDDLVRGAIGAVVMADTRRLSDCFPALDYFESCGLPYIVAVNHFEGTTAYEADDVREALTVPPHVPVVIMDARKRITVVESLLALVGHALAVTPE is encoded by the coding sequence GTGGACTCCGTCGTCTCTGAGACCGAGACCTTCCCCGCCCGCACCGGGCACACGTCCGCGATCCCGTCGCAGCCCGGGGCGCCCCTGCCGGAGCAGCACGGGCTGCCGGCCCTCCCGCCGCAGGCGGACGAAGGCGCCCGGGACTGGCAGACCGACCGCACCCGGGCCCCCATAGCCACCAAGATCGTGGTCGCGGGCGGCTTCGGCGTCGGCAAGACCACGTTCGTGGGCTCCGTCTCGGAGATCACCCCGCTCCAGACCGAGGCGGTGATGACCACCGCCAGCGAGGAGACCGACGACCTCTCCGCGACGCCCGACAAGACCACGACGACCGTCGCGATGGACTTCGGCCGCGTCACGCTCGACGACGACCTCGTGCTGTACGTCTTCGGCACGCCCGGCCAGCAGCGGTTCTGGTTCATGTGGGACGACCTGGTGCGCGGCGCGATCGGCGCGGTCGTCATGGCCGACACGCGCCGGCTGTCCGACTGCTTCCCCGCGCTCGACTACTTCGAGAGCTGCGGGCTGCCGTACATCGTCGCCGTGAACCACTTCGAGGGAACGACGGCGTACGAGGCCGACGACGTCAGGGAAGCCCTGACCGTGCCGCCGCACGTACCGGTTGTGATCATGGACGCGCGCAAGCGGATCACGGTGGTCGAGTCGCTGCTCGCCCTCGTCGGCCACGCGCTCGCCGTCACGCCCGAATAG
- a CDS encoding DUF742 domain-containing protein translates to MTPSTTAKLPVRGDGRRPARVRPYSLTGGRTRFTHVLLVETFVAAIEAAEERRELTNGGLQTRVMPEMRAIVELCRRMRTVAEISALLKMPLGVVRVLLSDLADQGKIRVYGTGHTPGQPNRALLERVLSGLRRL, encoded by the coding sequence GTGACGCCGTCCACCACCGCCAAACTTCCGGTACGGGGCGACGGCCGCAGGCCCGCCCGCGTACGCCCGTACTCGCTCACCGGCGGCCGTACCCGCTTCACGCACGTCCTGCTCGTCGAGACCTTCGTGGCGGCGATCGAGGCGGCCGAGGAGCGGCGCGAGCTGACCAACGGCGGCCTCCAGACCCGTGTCATGCCGGAGATGCGCGCCATCGTCGAGCTGTGCCGCCGTATGCGTACGGTCGCGGAGATCTCCGCACTGCTGAAGATGCCGCTGGGCGTGGTCCGCGTGCTCCTCAGCGACTTGGCCGACCAGGGAAAGATCCGTGTGTACGGGACCGGGCACACGCCCGGCCAGCCGAACCGCGCGCTGCTCGAAAGGGTGCTGAGTGGACTCCGTCGTCTCTGA
- a CDS encoding roadblock/LC7 domain-containing protein yields the protein MTASSTFGLSSEARNLHWLLSNLVDEVPGLLSVAVVSSDGLLLLSSDPEQNLGPATPAVRQDGPKGSSADLATIVSGLASLTQGAAKLMDGGGVKQTMIAMESGSVFVMSISDGSLLGVHGSPDCDMSVVAYHMALFVGRAGHVLTPELRSELRKSLESAL from the coding sequence TTGACTGCGTCCAGCACGTTCGGGCTGAGTAGCGAAGCCCGCAATCTCCATTGGCTGTTGAGCAACCTCGTGGACGAGGTGCCGGGTCTCCTCTCGGTCGCCGTCGTCTCGTCCGACGGGCTGCTCCTCCTGTCCTCCGACCCGGAGCAGAACCTCGGACCGGCCACCCCCGCCGTCCGCCAGGACGGCCCGAAGGGTTCGAGCGCCGACCTCGCGACCATCGTCTCGGGACTCGCCAGCCTCACCCAGGGCGCGGCGAAGCTGATGGACGGCGGCGGCGTCAAGCAGACGATGATCGCGATGGAGTCGGGCAGCGTCTTCGTGATGTCGATCAGCGACGGCTCGCTGCTCGGCGTGCACGGCTCGCCGGACTGCGACATGAGCGTCGTGGCGTACCACATGGCGCTCTTCGTCGGCCGTGCCGGCCACGTCCTCACCCCCGAACTCCGCAGTGAGCTGCGCAAATCGTTGGAGAGCGCCCTGTGA
- a CDS encoding nitrate- and nitrite sensing domain-containing protein: MQKKRPRGDSGIGERTERTVRVRSRLVAGVAVVGVTVLAAGTPAILSASSELSESQRLVTLAELNRQAVTLAHSLADERDDVTAFIAAGRGGGEEAGAGADDGDSGKDTGLSASRSARVDRQMDEIEPAAPAALRRDLARIPGIRRDALTGKGTALEAHKAYTGAIEKLQDLADELADKTPPRAAEATRAPASLGHATEQAAATRGLLLAALSVPRESTGNRVDPVTGLLVPVPEDPDSESVRARNALTAAAQQSRVRELAALADFDQAAGHTARESLKTTVTGPEVKTAEQFLARLTDQPQLSDAELGTDRAKAEAALSARINLMRGVESSLGSAQVNRLSQLRDDDVTELEIRIALAGACLLFAVGVSTAVARTLTRPLAVLRLGAARLAAEPEPGGEAVEPVRFNGRNDEFAQVVRSLNTLHARLAEVGARAEKLSGDRTHLIGQRETLATQRAELQEQVAETAARLERMRHTVHSTFVNLSLRTLGVVERQLGVIESLEEREQDPERLATLFKLDHMATVMRRHGENLLVLAGTEHGQGQQGPVPLVDVLRAAVSEIERYERVAIQSIPPHAQVAGFAANDLSHLLAELLENATSFSPPDAKVELSGWLLESGEVMLSVQDEGIGVPPDRLTELNARLAEPASHEPGDGTDGGIGLHVAALLAARHGVRVTLREQKQGGVAAVVVLPDALLPSAPPMAAPPAVPVAGDAPTLNLPGSVAEANSNALPGRSALDDPLREGRKDPLVEAAERTIREDVEQSEQDARPEAEAEVEPEVEPAADDAPEAQAERAEAADGGTEATGATSATGASAAGEATEVTRPAVPAAATPTVPDPYAIGPDAHERAADGNADTGAPVDEPTWTMRLPQQSTAPAGEMDADSEVAARSADDTDAAAEAGTAASVTPATTRIEPVTDKGLPKRTPKVVKSGPAEPAERSGSVDADALRRRLGGFHQGAIKGRRDVEAEISASEDRTDTEEVTDPETETKGDTVEEARS; the protein is encoded by the coding sequence GTGCAGAAAAAGCGGCCTCGGGGCGATAGCGGTATTGGCGAGCGGACCGAACGCACCGTACGGGTACGCAGCCGGCTGGTCGCCGGCGTGGCCGTCGTCGGCGTCACCGTCCTCGCGGCCGGTACCCCCGCCATCCTCAGCGCCTCCTCCGAACTCTCCGAGTCCCAGCGCCTGGTCACCCTCGCCGAACTGAACCGGCAGGCAGTCACCCTCGCCCACTCCCTCGCCGACGAACGCGACGACGTCACCGCGTTCATCGCCGCCGGACGCGGCGGCGGCGAAGAGGCCGGCGCCGGGGCGGACGACGGGGACAGCGGCAAAGACACCGGGCTCTCGGCGAGCCGCAGCGCCCGTGTCGACCGCCAGATGGACGAGATAGAGCCCGCGGCCCCGGCCGCCCTGCGCCGCGACCTCGCCAGGATCCCCGGCATCCGCCGGGACGCCCTCACCGGCAAGGGCACCGCGCTGGAGGCCCACAAGGCGTACACCGGGGCGATCGAGAAGCTCCAGGACCTCGCCGACGAGCTCGCCGACAAGACCCCTCCGCGCGCCGCCGAGGCCACCCGCGCCCCGGCCTCGCTCGGGCACGCCACCGAGCAGGCGGCCGCGACCCGCGGACTGCTGCTCGCCGCCCTCTCGGTGCCGCGCGAGAGCACCGGCAACCGCGTCGACCCCGTCACCGGGCTCCTGGTGCCCGTCCCGGAGGACCCGGACTCCGAGAGCGTGCGCGCCCGTAACGCGCTCACCGCCGCGGCCCAGCAGTCGCGTGTGCGCGAACTCGCCGCGCTCGCCGACTTCGACCAGGCCGCCGGGCACACCGCCCGCGAGTCCCTCAAGACCACCGTCACCGGACCCGAGGTCAAGACCGCCGAGCAGTTCCTCGCGCGCCTCACCGACCAGCCCCAGCTCTCCGACGCGGAGCTCGGCACCGACCGCGCCAAGGCCGAGGCAGCGCTGTCGGCCCGTATCAACCTGATGCGCGGCGTCGAGTCCTCCCTCGGCTCGGCGCAGGTCAACCGGCTCTCCCAGCTCCGCGACGACGACGTCACGGAGCTGGAGATCCGCATCGCCCTGGCCGGCGCCTGCCTGCTGTTCGCCGTCGGCGTCAGCACAGCAGTCGCCCGTACGCTCACCCGCCCGCTGGCCGTACTGCGCCTCGGCGCCGCGCGCCTGGCCGCCGAACCGGAGCCCGGTGGCGAGGCCGTCGAACCGGTGCGCTTCAACGGCCGGAACGACGAGTTCGCCCAGGTCGTACGCTCCCTCAACACCCTCCACGCCCGGCTCGCCGAGGTCGGCGCCCGCGCGGAGAAGCTGTCCGGTGACCGTACGCACCTGATCGGCCAGCGCGAGACCCTCGCCACCCAGCGCGCCGAACTCCAGGAGCAGGTCGCCGAAACCGCCGCGCGGCTGGAGCGGATGCGCCACACCGTCCACTCCACCTTCGTCAACCTCTCGCTGCGCACGCTGGGCGTCGTCGAGCGCCAGCTCGGCGTGATCGAGAGCCTGGAGGAGCGCGAGCAGGACCCGGAGCGCCTCGCGACCCTCTTCAAGCTCGACCACATGGCTACTGTCATGCGCCGCCACGGCGAGAACCTGCTGGTCCTGGCCGGTACGGAGCACGGCCAGGGACAGCAGGGCCCGGTGCCGCTCGTCGACGTGCTGCGCGCCGCCGTCAGTGAGATCGAGCGGTACGAGCGGGTGGCGATCCAGTCCATTCCGCCGCACGCCCAGGTCGCGGGCTTCGCCGCCAACGACCTCAGCCACCTTCTCGCCGAACTGCTGGAGAACGCCACCTCGTTCTCCCCGCCGGACGCGAAGGTCGAGCTGTCCGGCTGGCTCCTGGAGAGCGGCGAGGTCATGCTCTCCGTCCAGGACGAGGGCATCGGCGTACCGCCGGACCGGCTCACCGAGCTGAACGCGCGGCTCGCCGAACCCGCTTCGCACGAGCCGGGCGACGGCACCGACGGCGGCATCGGCCTGCACGTGGCCGCGCTGCTGGCGGCCCGGCACGGCGTACGGGTGACACTGCGCGAGCAGAAGCAGGGTGGCGTCGCCGCTGTCGTCGTACTGCCCGACGCCCTCCTGCCCTCCGCCCCGCCGATGGCCGCGCCGCCCGCAGTGCCGGTGGCGGGGGACGCGCCCACGCTGAACCTGCCGGGATCGGTCGCCGAGGCCAACTCCAATGCTCTGCCCGGACGTTCGGCGCTCGACGATCCGCTGCGGGAGGGCCGGAAGGACCCGCTCGTGGAGGCGGCCGAGCGGACGATCCGTGAGGACGTGGAGCAGTCGGAGCAGGACGCCCGGCCCGAGGCCGAGGCCGAGGTCGAGCCCGAGGTGGAGCCGGCGGCCGACGACGCGCCCGAGGCGCAGGCCGAGCGGGCCGAAGCGGCGGACGGTGGCACCGAAGCCACCGGAGCCACCTCAGCCACCGGAGCCTCCGCAGCCGGCGAAGCCACCGAAGTCACCCGGCCCGCCGTGCCCGCCGCTGCGACGCCGACCGTGCCCGACCCCTACGCCATCGGCCCCGACGCACATGAACGCGCCGCGGACGGGAACGCGGACACCGGGGCGCCGGTCGACGAACCGACGTGGACCATGCGGCTGCCCCAGCAGTCCACGGCGCCCGCGGGCGAGATGGACGCCGACTCGGAGGTGGCCGCCCGTAGTGCCGACGACACCGACGCCGCCGCCGAGGCCGGAACAGCCGCATCGGTCACCCCCGCCACGACCAGGATCGAGCCCGTCACCGACAAGGGGCTGCCCAAGCGCACCCCCAAGGTCGTCAAGTCCGGCCCGGCGGAGCCCGCCGAGCGCTCCGGCAGCGTCGACGCCGACGCCCTGCGGCGTCGGCTCGGTGGCTTCCACCAGGGCGCGATCAAGGGCCGCCGCGATGTCGAGGCGGAGATCTCGGCCAGCGAGGACCGCACAGACACAGAAGAAGTCACCGATCCAGAGACAGAAACCAAGGGGGACACAGTTGAGGAGGCACGCAGTTGA